CGTCGGCGAAGTAGTCGCGCAGCCACCTGACCGCGGTGAACTGCAGCCGGTGGGTGCACTCGTGCAGGCAGACCCAGAGCCGGAAGTCGTGGCCGGGCACGTTCATCGCCTGTTCCGCGGCGACGACGTTGGGCGCGACCAGCAGCAGGCGGCCTTCCTTGTCGGGCCCGCCGAAGGGGTCGTACTGGCCCAGTACGCGGCTGGCGAGGAAGGCCAGCACCAGCCCGGTCTGCACCCCGGCACCGCCGGCCAGGATCGGACCCAGCGGCCCGCCCTGCTGCGGCAGCGCCCGCCCGGTCAGCGCGTCCAGCCCGGCCGCTGCGGAACGCACCCAGCCGGGCCGGTCGACGACCTCGCCGGGCAGCAGCGGCAGGTCGAGTCCCAGGTTCGTCAGCTGCCGCACGTGCCCCTCGGCCTCGACGGTCAGCTCGCGCAGGTCGGTGACGGCCGCTTCGGCCTCTTCGCGCGGGACCTGCGGGCCACCGCGCACCAGCAACGCGCCGGTCTGCGCGGCGATCGCCCAGTCGACCATGGGCCGGGTCTGCGTTTCCTGACTCACCCTTCCGACGCTACCCGGCCCCGACGGGTTTCCGGCCA
This window of the Amycolatopsis balhimycina FH 1894 genome carries:
- a CDS encoding zinc-dependent metalloprotease, with translation MVDWAIAAQTGALLVRGGPQVPREEAEAAVTDLRELTVEAEGHVRQLTNLGLDLPLLPGEVVDRPGWVRSAAAGLDALTGRALPQQGGPLGPILAGGAGVQTGLVLAFLASRVLGQYDPFGGPDKEGRLLLVAPNVVAAEQAMNVPGHDFRLWVCLHECTHRLQFTAVRWLRDYFADEVERLVSGLAGGGTDSLSDLVGRLPEAIKQGPKLNLAELLQSPKERAVFDRLLALSTLLEGHADYVMDAVGPQVVPSVDTIRERFTTRRKGGGVFDRLLRALLGVDAKIRQYEEGAKFTKHVVDAVGMDGFNAVWRSPNTLPSRAEISDPAAWVRRLHG